A single Amia ocellicauda isolate fAmiCal2 chromosome 9, fAmiCal2.hap1, whole genome shotgun sequence DNA region contains:
- the LOC136758959 gene encoding enolase-phosphatase E1 has protein sequence MGGKLSKKKKGYNVSDPKDAKKGEDAVGQVEKQDEEDPESQAEAKVAMEQSADASKLGASKETLEDKPKEEPNTEENKCVQEDKAKETGNGSAEPMKEIADKTDVKSQDIVAEAARGEGNSEEKKAEEINQQAKESTDEKAIEVTAVSEEKPVETITEQQPPKHPEAVLQGSEVSPAENANEMPAKEGKVASNVEAAAVPTVDHILENKEEVEKASSEKTEKKETASASPPAIEVIPESTTTTLEEVANIKTCLEKVESSITEPTTKALAEEEEKCPPPTASEPEDCSSSLKAEPEAPDVQKDIEMKPEDVIIEESINKSEAANEQSHSPPSQSSVPDSDLVQQPVPTIDSAVEEKNEVVESAELVVSSPVKEEPSPVTDISGETVKEFENKEASISQPKSTPENAQDTELSSSTPNTSADSMENQPEAEEKAKPVQSEEENENSKCLSQDAENKESIPNVQIEKVSEDTAAAQVEPPSLHLSEDSGEGPKEITPPALNTETIPQIIISESLSTNEFPEDETEECAGEAEKAASSPADGAFEKCENESGDPSPAANEAEVTSETEIGGTTANQEVKGDDAKSDESSRAMEVKAENGECDHASSTEATPQPSETVEESAVIPEHQAEQNGAPDNSTLEQAVKIPTEPQHEECVNSINKMEESPKEQNGTNGCELKKNLNLIDDKETPEANIEIPEAINAAAGNQVVELV, from the coding sequence ATGGGAGGCAAGCTCAGCAAAAAGAAGAAGGGGTACAATGTCAGTGACCCAAAAGATGCCAAGAAAGGCGAGGATGCAGTCGGTCAAGTGGAGAAACAAGATGAGGAGGACCCTGAAAGCCAAGCTGAAGCTAAAGTGGCTATGGAGCAGTCGGCTGATGCGAGCAAATTAGGTGCCTCCAAAGAAACCTTGGAGGACAAACCAAAAGAGGAACCTAATACTGAAGAGAACAAATGTGTTCAGGAGGACAAGGCCAAGGAAACAGGAAATGGATCTGCTGAACCCATGAAGGAAATTGCTGATAAAACAGATGTGAAATCACAAGACATAGTGGCAGAAGCTGCAAGGGGAGAAGGAAACTCAGAGGAGAAGAAAGCTGAGGAAATCAACCAGCAGGCAAAAGAAAGCACAGATGAAAAAGCAATTGAGGTAACAGCTGTTTCAGAAGAAAAACCTGTGGAAACAATAACTGAACAACAACCACCTAAACATCCAGAGGCTGTCTTGCAAGGTAGTGAAGTTTCTCCTGcagaaaatgcaaatgaaatgcCTGCAAAAGAGGGGAAAGTTGCCTCAAATGTAGAAGCAGCAGCTGTCCCAACTGTAGATCACATCTTGGAAAATAAAGAGGAGGTGGAAAAAGCTTCATCCGAAAAGACTGAAAAAAAGGAAACCGCATCTGCCTCCCCTCCTGCTATTGAAGTGATTCCTGAAAGTACCACTACAACATTGGAAGAGGTTGCAAATATCAAAACCTGTTTGGAAAAAGTTGAAAGTTCCATAACTGAACCCACCACCAAGGCCTTGGCAGAAGAGGAAGAAAAATGTCCACCACCAACTGCTAGCGAGCCTGAGGATTGCAGTTCATCTCTAAAAGCTGAACCCGAGGCTCCAGATGTTCAAAAGGACATTGAAATGAAACCAGAGGATGTTATCATTGAAGAAAGCATTAATAAATCGGAGGCTGCAAATGAGCAATCCCACTCTCCACCCAGCCAGTCATCTGTGCCCGATTCAGATCTGGTACAACAGCCAGTGCCAACAATTGATTCTGCTGTTGAGGAAAAAAATGAGGTTGTAGAATCTGCTGAACTAGTAGTTTCCTCTCCAGTCAAAGAGGAGCCTTCACCTGTTACAGATATTTCAGGTGAAACTGTGAAGGAGTTCGAAAACAAGGAAGCTTCCATTTCACAGCCAAAAAGCACTCCAGAAAATGCCCAAGACACTGAACTCTCCAGCAGCACCCCAAATACCAGTGCTGACTCAATGGAGAACCAACCAGAGGCAGAAGAGAAAGCTAAACCAGTTCAATCTGAAGAAGAGAATGAAAATTCCAAGTGTTTGTCCCAGGATGCAGAAAACAAAGAGTCAATTCCCAATGTACAGATAGAAAAAGTTAGTGAAGACacagcagctgcccaagttgaACCACCAAGTCTACATCTCTCTGAAGATTCAGGTGAAGGTCCTAAAGAAATTACACCCCCTGCTTTGAACACCGAAACTATAccacaaataattatttccgAGTCACTTTCCACCAATGAATTCCCCGAAGATGAAACTGAAGAGTGTGCCGGTGAGGCCGAGAAGGCTGCCAGTAGCCCTGCAGATGGGGCCTTTGAAAAGTGTGAAAATGAATCCGGTGACCCCTCCCCCGCTGCCAATGAGGCAGAGGTGACCTCAGAAACTGAAATCGGAGGAACCACAGCTAATCAAGAGGTCAAGGGAGATGATGCCAAGAGTGATGAGAGCTCTCGGGCAATGGAAGTGAAGGCTGAGAATGGAGAATGTGATCACGCCAGTTCCACAGAAGCCACACCTCAGCCCAGTGAAACGGTCGAAGAGTCTGCCGTGATTCCTGAACACCAGGCAGAACAAAACGGGGCTCCTGATAATTCAACATTGGAGCAAGCTGTAAAAATACCTACCGAGCCACAGCATGAGGAATGTGTGAACAGCATTAACAAGATGGAAGAATCCCCCAAAGAGCAAAACGGTACTAATGGCTGTGAATTAAAAAAGAACTTGAACCTAATTGATGACAAGGAAACCCCTGAAGCCAACATTGAAATCCCAGAAGCCATAAACGCAGCTGCTGGAAATCAGGTTGTTGAATTGGTTtaa